CTCTGTTCGGTACCGGCCCCCGGAGTGACGCGCCTGACTCGGGCGGTCGCTTCGGGTGTAGGTACGGACGACTCGCTCTTCGGCCACCGCGTTCCAGCCGACAGGCTCCTCGAGCTTTCCGTAGCCGTTGCGGATCTGTACTCCGGGTTCCTTGATCGTGCAGGAAGTGCCGAGCCTGTGGATGGCGAGCCGGGCTTGTCGTCGCTGTGCCGGTAGAATCATCAGTTCTCGAAGTTGTAGGTGCGGTCTGCTCGCTGGATGCGGACGTGTCCGATAAGGGACGTTCCGCGCAGAGCGTCGAGCCGCCGGTCGAGGTTGTTCAACCAGAACCCGGCCTGCTCGTCCATCGCCTGATGGCTGACTTGCAGTTCGGAAATCGAGAAGTTGGGAGCGTCAAGCTCTCCGATCTTGGCCTTCAGAAAGAGACACGTCAACCAGAAGAGCGCCCGTTCGGCGTCGAGGTTCCCGCCGTAAAAGTCGATATCAGATTGCCCGACTTGAGCGCGGAGTTCCGTCTTCGCCAACTCGATAATCGAAAGGAGGTCGCCGTCAGCGATGAGTCCCGCATCGTAGTCCGTCAGAACACGGACTTCAGCCGCTAAGGTCTCGTCATCGACGGCCATCTAAACCTCCGATCAGGCGAGGTTGTCGATGGTGACCTTCGCGCCCGAGAGCGGGTCGGCCATCTTCGCGCCGAAGCGCATCGAGCCGTAGGCACCGAGGAGGGCCGCCGGGTCACCGAAGGAGCCGCCAGCACCGCCGATGGGTGCGCCCGTGTTGTCCGTCAGTTCGACGGGGCGGACGTAGTTCGTCTTGATGGGCTGGTCGTCGGGGAGGACGTAAACGTCCATCTCCTCGTCGCCGTTCAGCCACGCCGTCTGGACAAAGCGAACGCCGTCCTCGACCAGCGTGGTCTCGGGGAGGGCACCCTCGCGCAGACCCTCGGCTTCGGGGATGTGGTAGTTCATCCCGTCCTTGCGCTCGCCGACCATCTCGCCAGCGACCTCGTGGGAGACGAGGGCGACCGACGGGCGGTAGCCGTGTTCGCGGAGGGTCTTGTTGATCTCGCGGATGTGTTCCGCGACGGTGTGGGCGTCCGTGTCGCCGAAGAGGGCTTCGGTGGACTCGAACGTGTGGTTGTGGGTGTCCGAGAAGGACTGGCCCGCGTAGGGCTGCGGGGTGTACCAGAGCTTGGTGCCGTCCGCGATGCCGTTCTTCAGCACCTCGAACAGAACCTCGAACTCCTTGTTGTCAGCGCCCTTGACGAGTTCTTGGAACTCGGCGCGGAGGATTTCGCTGGGGTTGTCCTCGATGAACTCGCGGGAGTAGCCGAGCGAGCGTTCGTAGGACTTGACCGAGAAGGCCATCTGTTCGCTCGAGAGGGTGCCCGTTCGGGCGTGTTCCATCTCGGCGGCCTCCTTCCACGTCATGTCCCCAGTGCGGGTCATGAACGTGCGGCTCGAGACCTCCTGCGTGAAGTTAGACAGGAAAGAGCGGGGGGCCTCGCGGTAGGTCTCGATCAGCTCGAGGCCGTAGCCGAGAAGGTCAGATAGGGGAACGTCGTCCTTGGTCGTCAGTTCGCGTTGTCGGGAGGGGTTAACCATTTTAGAATACCTATAAGATTTTAGAGAAGACTACGCAGCCCCGATCAGGCGACCGTGTAGTCGTAGTTGATGTTCAGGAAGAGGGCGTTGCCGTCCTCGATGGCGACACCGACGACCTGCCGGAGTTCGCCCGAGGCGTCCGCAGGCTCGTCCTGCGTGTAGCCGCCGCCGACGCCGAGGAAGACGGGTTCTCCGGGGGTGAAGTCCCAGTCCTCGTCGGCGTTCTCAACGATAACGCCGTGGTTGATGAACGCGATGCGGTCGCGGCCAACCAGACTGCGCTCGCTCTCGACAACCGAGCGAACGGTGTCGGGGGCGCTGTCGTAGTTCGAGAGATCGTCGGTTGGGGCAGCAGCGATGCCGACAGCCGAGACGGGGTCTGCGGAGTCAGCGTCGGCGGTAACAACGTCACCGTCCGAGTTGAGACCGACGAGGTCGGCCTCTTCAACGATGGCCTGTGCGAGACCACCATCGCGGTTGATAGGCTGTTCGGCACCAGTAGCAATACGTGCGTGAACCATTAGTAGAGAGAGAAAGTGTTAGAAGTCTGCTCAGAGTCCGAGCAGTCGGGAAACGTCGTCCTCCGCCTGTGCGGAGAAGGCGCTCTTGTCAGAGTCGCTGGGGACGCGGCCCTTCTCGGGGCGCTCCGAGAAGCGGGTCTCGTCGTCCTCGTCCTCGCCTTCGACCTCGTCGGCCTCCGGCTCGCTGAACTCGGCCTCCTCGGCCTCGCCAGCCATCTCGATGGTCTCCACGAGCGAGAACCGCTCAACGATGACCTCCGTTTCGAGGTGGGTGTAGTCGCTGGCCTTCTCGGCGAAGTAGGTCTGGGCCGTCTCGAGATCGCCCTCAAGGGCCTCGACCTTCTCGCTGTATTCGGCAACGTCGTCTTCGAGGTCGCCGTAGGCCGTGATGTTCTCCGCGTGCTTCTCCATGAACTCATCGAGGGTGGAGCGAAGTTCGCCCTCGTCCATGTCCTCGATATCCTTGGTGAGACTGAACTCGTGCATGATAGATTAGAGAGATTTAGTCGATTCGGTAGGGCCGGGTGAGCAGACAACTCTCTCCCCAGTTGGACTCATCGGGGGTCATAAAGTCGTCAACAGACCGGCTGAACTGCGGGGACAGGCCGCCGTTGTCGTAGCCTGCCGGGAACGGCGTCAGGGAGAACTCCTGAAGCCGAGCGTCTTTGAACTCGGGCTTGTCGTCCGGGTCATTCGACCGCTCCACCTTGATGGAACGGAAGTCGAACCCGACCGATCCGTCCGAGATCGCGGGCGGGTCGTGGGTGAAGTCAGCAATGGTGTCCGTGCGGATTTGGCTCCCCGTATTCGGGATGTGAGCCATAACGCGCAGGAAGCCATCGCTGAACTTGATGTTCTCCGGCTCGATCCAGCCGACGTTAGCCCGCTGGGAGTGGGAGTGGTCGTACTGAAGCGGTAGCCGATCACCGTACTGGTGAGAGGCTACACGCCGCAGGAACGAGTCGGTCACACGGATGCCCTTACGCTCGCCGGGTTCCATCGCTGCAAAGATTACGTCGATGGAGCCATCGTCGTGTTCTCGGACGCCGTATTCGTTGAAGTCGTCTTCCTCGCTAACGATGACAGACGGGGCGCTGAACTGGATATTCCAGCCGTAGCCCTCGTCACCGTCTTGTGGGGCGTCTTGTGCGGTACTCATTTGAAGTGAAATATTGCGTGGATTTTCCCGAGGACAGCAACGATAAACGAAGAGAGGCCGAACGTTATTCCCGCGAGAACGGTAGTGTTCCGGGTTACCCGCTGATCGAGGTCGTCAATAACCTCGTCTTGGGATTCTACCCGGCCATCAATTCGTTCTACGCGAGCGTCCATGCGCTCCGTCCGCTCGTCGAGCCGCCACAGGATTTCGTCACGCTCGCGGTCGTCCATGATTCATTAGTCGTTCGAGATATCCTGCTTCGGGCGAGAGTTCCCGCCGGAAGAGTCCCGTTCGGGGTTCTGTCGAGTCTTGACCTCTTCGCCGCTCGAACGCGCACCGCCACCCGTATCGGATGGGCGACCGCCTGCGGAGTTCTGAACGTCGTCGCCCTTACCAGCGAGTTGCTGAATAATGTCGATGTGTTCGTCCAGTTCCCCGTCTTGGGGCATCTCGGTTTCAGGGTCGATGCCTACGCGCTTGGCGGCGGCTTCACGAGAGAGTAAGCCATTGTTGACAAGTTTGATCGCCATGTCCGCGTCCAGCCGCTCTTCCTCGCTGGAGTGCTGGCCGAACTCGAACTCTGGGGGCAGGACTCCCGCCTCTCCCGGTTCACTGTCACCAGCGAGGATCGAGACGAAAATCTGGTGCCGGACAGCGTCCCGAATCTTCGACCGATACCGCTGGATGCGGCGGTCGAACTTCGGCATCATGGCGACGGCCTCGTTCCGGCCACCATCGGAGTCGATGTTCCCGAGGAAGGCAGGAAGGCCGAGCGCCGTGTAGATGCGCTTCAGGAGATGCTGGAAGGTGCCTTCCAGTTTCATGGCCCCTTGGTCGGACGAGGTCGAGGTGACCCCGACGACCGAGTGGTCAACATCGTGGCCGACTGCCAGCATCGACTCCGGCTCGATATCCTGAATCGTGTTGAGCCAAGTGTCGATCTGGTCCTGTGACCACGGACGATCTTCCGACCCGAGTTGCCACAGAATCGGCGGGTAAGCCTTCGTGGCAATGAACCGGGCCATGTCGATCTCCATGTCACGGAGCATATCGGCCTGCTCTTCACACGCCTCAATGAGCGAGCGTCCGAAGTCCTCGCCGGGGTGTCGGTGGAACCGAAGCACCGCAAGGTCGTAAGCCTCGAACTCGATCTCGTCGCCGTCCTCTGTCTCGAGGATGTACCCGGTCTCCTTCCCAAACTCGTCGGTCTGGATAGAGACCATCTCGGTTGGGAGAATCTTCGGGCGGAATACGTCGTTCTCGACAACGAGTTCCATGAAGGCCGTCCCGTCGATGAGAGCGTGTTTCACCCACATATCGTAGGCGTCCTCCCACGTCGGGGACATGGCGAAGAGGAGTCGGAGATCGGAGACCTCGGTGTCCTCGTCGGTCTGCTCTTCATCGACGCCGATCACGTTGAACGGCTCGATGTTCCAGCCGGAGCCGATGAGATAGTCAACGAAAGTCTCGATGCCCTCCTTGATGTGAGGGTCAGTATCCGCCACGAGGCGGTTTTCCTGAATCTTCGCCGTCGGCGGCTCTGACGGGCGCGGCTCGCTACCCGACCCCTGCCGTTGCTTGATAACGGCCTTCGGGGCATCGAGTGCGAAGGTGGCCTGCTCGCGGCTTACGCCATCGAGTTCGCCAGCCGCCGCTCGGCGGAGAATTTCGTTTTTAACGTTTCCCATCGGTGAATAGAGTAATTATCGTCGGTGTCTTGCAGAATAGGAGCGCCGCGAACCGTATCCGCCTCTGCTCCTGCTTATCGTGGCTGACCCGAACGCACCAGTGTCCGTCTGGGCAGCCTCTCTCGCTACGTTACGCTTCTGAGGAGACTCAACGGTCCCCATTTCGTGGAACTCGTCTTCCACAATTCGCTGGTCGGCCTGCCGTCCCGGCTGGACTGCGTAACCCGGCGGGAACGCGGCGAGGACAGCGGCCATTGCCGTATCGTCCTTGCCCGTCTCCGAGTTGTCCTTGCCGGAGAACTTCGGCACCGACCAGTCCTCCTTCTTGATCTTCACAACCGACTCGAGTTCGTCGCGGAAGCGGTCGTCGGGAATCAGAGTGACCTTCCCGTTCCGTAGGGAATTGTTGAAGTCACCCATCATCTCCTCGACGCGCCGCTTATCCGAGAAGTTGAAGCCGATAACGGCCCTTCCCAACTTCTCCGTGATCTGCCGGTCGAAGGTCTCGCCCGGCCCCGTCTTGTCGAGAACGACGAGATCGGCGTCCAACTCACGGAAGAGGTACGCGATCCGGGTGGCGACCTGTCGGGCGTTCCCCCGATCAGGCGACCCGAAGCCGTGTTCGGCCAGCACCTCGTCGGTGATGATCTCCATGTAGCGGTGGACCCGCCGGGAGCCGTCGTGATCGAACACCTGAACAACGGTGTCGTCCTTCGAGATGCCGATATCGACGCCGATCACGCGAAAGTCCGCACTGGGGAGTTCGAGTCCCGTCAGCACGTTCTCGCCGCGTTTCATCGCCTCGTCAATCGCCTCTTCCGAGAAGAAGCGGTACTCGTCAACGATGGGCCGACAGAGGTATTCCTGACCGAAACCGAGCGGATCAGACGCCCGCTCGTCCTCGATCATCTCGATGTTCATATCCGGGCGAACCGGCTGAACGTCCTGATCGTAGAGCGGGGTGTTAATGTCGATCTCGTCGGCGTTGTAGAACGACGGCTGCTTGATGGCGATGACGCCGACTCGCTGGCCGTCGTCGTCGTACCCACTCTCGGTTCCCCGATTGTGGGTCGTCATGAACAGGTCGTTCTTGACGTTCGGCGTCGAGACCTGCACCATCTTCCGGTTCTTCCCCAGAGAGAGGAAAGCCCCGAACGCCCGCTTGACC
This portion of the Haloterrigena gelatinilytica genome encodes:
- a CDS encoding terminase large subunit domain-containing protein, whose product is MQDAEDILTAFADQLGVEPEVVEERWDGRPDRLMEDIFRIRDMDTGEVRDLELFDTQRKAVMAYFYGDADTINNYKGRRIGYSFIYGLCFLVEGILVPNSFYPVVSRKYEQAENRIEDIENLIDNAKVEIPTNFVNKGEIELWNGSGYKAYSGDPDASRGDKSARAVLLDEMAFIEDQKKVKRAFGAFLSLGKNRKMVQVSTPNVKNDLFMTTHNRGTESGYDDDGQRVGVIAIKQPSFYNADEIDINTPLYDQDVQPVRPDMNIEMIEDERASDPLGFGQEYLCRPIVDEYRFFSEEAIDEAMKRGENVLTGLELPSADFRVIGVDIGISKDDTVVQVFDHDGSRRVHRYMEIITDEVLAEHGFGSPDRGNARQVATRIAYLFRELDADLVVLDKTGPGETFDRQITEKLGRAVIGFNFSDKRRVEEMMGDFNNSLRNGKVTLIPDDRFRDELESVVKIKKEDWSVPKFSGKDNSETGKDDTAMAAVLAAFPPGYAVQPGRQADQRIVEDEFHEMGTVESPQKRNVAREAAQTDTGAFGSATISRSRGGYGSRRSYSARHRR
- a CDS encoding phage portal protein — protein: MGNVKNEILRRAAAGELDGVSREQATFALDAPKAVIKQRQGSGSEPRPSEPPTAKIQENRLVADTDPHIKEGIETFVDYLIGSGWNIEPFNVIGVDEEQTDEDTEVSDLRLLFAMSPTWEDAYDMWVKHALIDGTAFMELVVENDVFRPKILPTEMVSIQTDEFGKETGYILETEDGDEIEFEAYDLAVLRFHRHPGEDFGRSLIEACEEQADMLRDMEIDMARFIATKAYPPILWQLGSEDRPWSQDQIDTWLNTIQDIEPESMLAVGHDVDHSVVGVTSTSSDQGAMKLEGTFQHLLKRIYTALGLPAFLGNIDSDGGRNEAVAMMPKFDRRIQRYRSKIRDAVRHQIFVSILAGDSEPGEAGVLPPEFEFGQHSSEEERLDADMAIKLVNNGLLSREAAAKRVGIDPETEMPQDGELDEHIDIIQQLAGKGDDVQNSAGGRPSDTGGGARSSGEEVKTRQNPERDSSGGNSRPKQDISND